The following are encoded in a window of Scleropages formosus chromosome 7, fSclFor1.1, whole genome shotgun sequence genomic DNA:
- the LOC108930062 gene encoding transcription factor AP-2-alpha-like isoform X2, with product MLWKLMDNIKYEDCEDRHDGSNGTARLSQLGSVAQSPYSSAPPLSHTPNSDFQPPYFPPPYQPIYPQSQDPYSHVNDPYSLNSLHAQPQPQHPGWPGQRQSQESTLLHQHRSLPPQLCRDYRREVLLPSAHGIDSGLADSLSIHGIPHPLEDVQHVEEQSINIQDQTVIKKGPVSLSKNTSNAISAIPMSKDGLFGGVVNPNEVFCSVPGRLSLLSSTSKYKVTVAEVQRRLSPPECLNASLLGGVLRRAKSKNGGRSLREKLDKIGLNLPAGRRKAANVTLLTSLVEGEAVHLARDFGYVCETEFPAKAVAEYVNRQHSDPNEQVQRKNMLLATKQICKEFTDLLSQDRTPLGNSRPQPILEPGIQSCLSHFSLISHGFGTPAMCAAITALQNYLTEAVKAMDKMYLNNNSHSESGTKSGDKEEKHRK from the exons ATGCTCTGGAAATTAATGgacaatattaaatatgaagACTGCGAG GATCGTCACGACGGCAGCAACGGGACAGCCAGGTTATCTCAGCTGGGGAGCGTGGCTCAGTCGCCGTACAGCAGCGCGCCGCCGCTCTCGCACACCCCCAACTCCGACTTCCAGCCCCCGTACTTCCCACCGCCCTACCAGCCCATCTACCCGCAGTCTCAGGACCCGTACTCGCACGTGAACGACCCGTACTCCCTGAACTCCCTGCACGCCCAGCCGCAGCCGCAGCACCCCGGATGGCCCGGGCAGAGACAGAGCCAGGAGAGCACTTTGCTCCATCAGCACCGCAGTTTGCCCCCCCAGCTGTGCAGAGACTACCGGAGAGAAGTCCTCCTCCCGTCGGCTCATGGCATCGATTCCGGACTCGCAGACTCTCTCTCTATCCATGGAATACCTCACCCTTTAGAAGATGTGCAG CATGTTGAAGAGCAGAGCATAAATATTCAAGACCAAACCGTCATTAAGAAAG GTCCCGTTTCGCTCTCCAAAAACACCAGCAATGCCATCTCTGCCATCCCCATGAGCAAGGACGGCCTCTTCGGCGGAGTAGTAAACCCCAACGAGGTGTTCTGCTCCGTTCCGGGTCGCCTCTCGCTTCTCAGCTCCACGTCAAAGTACAAGGTGACGGTGGCCGAGGTGCAGAGACGCCTCTCGCCCCCCGAGTGCCTCAACGCATCTCTCCTGGGAGGGGTGTTGAGGAG AGCTAAGTCCAAAAATGGGGGAAGGTCCCTAAGAGAAAAGCTAGACAAAATTGGATTAAACCTTCCTGCAGGTAGACGCAAGGCTGCAAACGTCACGCTGCTGACTTCGCTAGTAGAGG GGGAAGCAGTACATCTTGCCAGAGATTTTGGTTATGTGTGCGAGACGGAGTTCCCAGCCAAAGCCGTAGCTGAATATGTAAACCGTCAGCATTCAGACCCAAATGAACAAgtccaaagaaaaaacatgctaCTAGCGACAAA GCAAATCTGCAAGGAGTTCACAGACCTGCTGTCCCAGGACCGCACTCCGCTGGGGAATTCGCGACCTCAGCCCATTCTGGAGCCGGGAATCCAGAGCTGTTTGAGCCACTTCAGCCTCATCTCTCACGGGTTCGGGACCCCGGCCATGTGCGCGGCCATCACGGCCCTGCAGAACTACCTGACGGAGGCTGTGAAAGCCATGGACAAGATGTACCTCAACAACAACAGCCACTCTGAGAGCGGCACCAAAAGTGGAGATAAAGAGGAGAAGCACAGGAAGTGA
- the LOC108930062 gene encoding transcription factor AP-2-alpha-like isoform X3 yields the protein MSVTGKIVDWQDRHDGSNGTARLSQLGSVAQSPYSSAPPLSHTPNSDFQPPYFPPPYQPIYPQSQDPYSHVNDPYSLNSLHAQPQPQHPGWPGQRQSQESTLLHQHRSLPPQLCRDYRREVLLPSAHGIDSGLADSLSIHGIPHPLEDVQHVEEQSINIQDQTVIKKGPVSLSKNTSNAISAIPMSKDGLFGGVVNPNEVFCSVPGRLSLLSSTSKYKVTVAEVQRRLSPPECLNASLLGGVLRRAKSKNGGRSLREKLDKIGLNLPAGRRKAANVTLLTSLVEGEAVHLARDFGYVCETEFPAKAVAEYVNRQHSDPNEQVQRKNMLLATKQICKEFTDLLSQDRTPLGNSRPQPILEPGIQSCLSHFSLISHGFGTPAMCAAITALQNYLTEAVKAMDKMYLNNNSHSESGTKSGDKEEKHRK from the exons ATGTCAGTCACGGGCAAAATAGTGGACTGGCAG GATCGTCACGACGGCAGCAACGGGACAGCCAGGTTATCTCAGCTGGGGAGCGTGGCTCAGTCGCCGTACAGCAGCGCGCCGCCGCTCTCGCACACCCCCAACTCCGACTTCCAGCCCCCGTACTTCCCACCGCCCTACCAGCCCATCTACCCGCAGTCTCAGGACCCGTACTCGCACGTGAACGACCCGTACTCCCTGAACTCCCTGCACGCCCAGCCGCAGCCGCAGCACCCCGGATGGCCCGGGCAGAGACAGAGCCAGGAGAGCACTTTGCTCCATCAGCACCGCAGTTTGCCCCCCCAGCTGTGCAGAGACTACCGGAGAGAAGTCCTCCTCCCGTCGGCTCATGGCATCGATTCCGGACTCGCAGACTCTCTCTCTATCCATGGAATACCTCACCCTTTAGAAGATGTGCAG CATGTTGAAGAGCAGAGCATAAATATTCAAGACCAAACCGTCATTAAGAAAG GTCCCGTTTCGCTCTCCAAAAACACCAGCAATGCCATCTCTGCCATCCCCATGAGCAAGGACGGCCTCTTCGGCGGAGTAGTAAACCCCAACGAGGTGTTCTGCTCCGTTCCGGGTCGCCTCTCGCTTCTCAGCTCCACGTCAAAGTACAAGGTGACGGTGGCCGAGGTGCAGAGACGCCTCTCGCCCCCCGAGTGCCTCAACGCATCTCTCCTGGGAGGGGTGTTGAGGAG AGCTAAGTCCAAAAATGGGGGAAGGTCCCTAAGAGAAAAGCTAGACAAAATTGGATTAAACCTTCCTGCAGGTAGACGCAAGGCTGCAAACGTCACGCTGCTGACTTCGCTAGTAGAGG GGGAAGCAGTACATCTTGCCAGAGATTTTGGTTATGTGTGCGAGACGGAGTTCCCAGCCAAAGCCGTAGCTGAATATGTAAACCGTCAGCATTCAGACCCAAATGAACAAgtccaaagaaaaaacatgctaCTAGCGACAAA GCAAATCTGCAAGGAGTTCACAGACCTGCTGTCCCAGGACCGCACTCCGCTGGGGAATTCGCGACCTCAGCCCATTCTGGAGCCGGGAATCCAGAGCTGTTTGAGCCACTTCAGCCTCATCTCTCACGGGTTCGGGACCCCGGCCATGTGCGCGGCCATCACGGCCCTGCAGAACTACCTGACGGAGGCTGTGAAAGCCATGGACAAGATGTACCTCAACAACAACAGCCACTCTGAGAGCGGCACCAAAAGTGGAGATAAAGAGGAGAAGCACAGGAAGTGA
- the LOC108930062 gene encoding transcription factor AP-2-alpha-like isoform X1 has protein sequence MDRQAHGDTERDMEAETLESGVANKGTRPSPTQENLAFSEFTHETEDRHDGSNGTARLSQLGSVAQSPYSSAPPLSHTPNSDFQPPYFPPPYQPIYPQSQDPYSHVNDPYSLNSLHAQPQPQHPGWPGQRQSQESTLLHQHRSLPPQLCRDYRREVLLPSAHGIDSGLADSLSIHGIPHPLEDVQHVEEQSINIQDQTVIKKGPVSLSKNTSNAISAIPMSKDGLFGGVVNPNEVFCSVPGRLSLLSSTSKYKVTVAEVQRRLSPPECLNASLLGGVLRRAKSKNGGRSLREKLDKIGLNLPAGRRKAANVTLLTSLVEGEAVHLARDFGYVCETEFPAKAVAEYVNRQHSDPNEQVQRKNMLLATKQICKEFTDLLSQDRTPLGNSRPQPILEPGIQSCLSHFSLISHGFGTPAMCAAITALQNYLTEAVKAMDKMYLNNNSHSESGTKSGDKEEKHRK, from the exons ATGGATCGACAGGCGCATGGAGACACTGAGAGGGACATGGAGGCTGAGACCTTGGAGAGTGGAGTGGCAAACAAAGGGACGCGTCCTTCTCCCACCCAGGAGAACTTGGCATTTAGCGAGTTTACGCACGAAACagag GATCGTCACGACGGCAGCAACGGGACAGCCAGGTTATCTCAGCTGGGGAGCGTGGCTCAGTCGCCGTACAGCAGCGCGCCGCCGCTCTCGCACACCCCCAACTCCGACTTCCAGCCCCCGTACTTCCCACCGCCCTACCAGCCCATCTACCCGCAGTCTCAGGACCCGTACTCGCACGTGAACGACCCGTACTCCCTGAACTCCCTGCACGCCCAGCCGCAGCCGCAGCACCCCGGATGGCCCGGGCAGAGACAGAGCCAGGAGAGCACTTTGCTCCATCAGCACCGCAGTTTGCCCCCCCAGCTGTGCAGAGACTACCGGAGAGAAGTCCTCCTCCCGTCGGCTCATGGCATCGATTCCGGACTCGCAGACTCTCTCTCTATCCATGGAATACCTCACCCTTTAGAAGATGTGCAG CATGTTGAAGAGCAGAGCATAAATATTCAAGACCAAACCGTCATTAAGAAAG GTCCCGTTTCGCTCTCCAAAAACACCAGCAATGCCATCTCTGCCATCCCCATGAGCAAGGACGGCCTCTTCGGCGGAGTAGTAAACCCCAACGAGGTGTTCTGCTCCGTTCCGGGTCGCCTCTCGCTTCTCAGCTCCACGTCAAAGTACAAGGTGACGGTGGCCGAGGTGCAGAGACGCCTCTCGCCCCCCGAGTGCCTCAACGCATCTCTCCTGGGAGGGGTGTTGAGGAG AGCTAAGTCCAAAAATGGGGGAAGGTCCCTAAGAGAAAAGCTAGACAAAATTGGATTAAACCTTCCTGCAGGTAGACGCAAGGCTGCAAACGTCACGCTGCTGACTTCGCTAGTAGAGG GGGAAGCAGTACATCTTGCCAGAGATTTTGGTTATGTGTGCGAGACGGAGTTCCCAGCCAAAGCCGTAGCTGAATATGTAAACCGTCAGCATTCAGACCCAAATGAACAAgtccaaagaaaaaacatgctaCTAGCGACAAA GCAAATCTGCAAGGAGTTCACAGACCTGCTGTCCCAGGACCGCACTCCGCTGGGGAATTCGCGACCTCAGCCCATTCTGGAGCCGGGAATCCAGAGCTGTTTGAGCCACTTCAGCCTCATCTCTCACGGGTTCGGGACCCCGGCCATGTGCGCGGCCATCACGGCCCTGCAGAACTACCTGACGGAGGCTGTGAAAGCCATGGACAAGATGTACCTCAACAACAACAGCCACTCTGAGAGCGGCACCAAAAGTGGAGATAAAGAGGAGAAGCACAGGAAGTGA
- the LOC108930062 gene encoding transcription factor AP-2-alpha-like isoform X4, with protein MLVHSFSAMDRHDGSNGTARLSQLGSVAQSPYSSAPPLSHTPNSDFQPPYFPPPYQPIYPQSQDPYSHVNDPYSLNSLHAQPQPQHPGWPGQRQSQESTLLHQHRSLPPQLCRDYRREVLLPSAHGIDSGLADSLSIHGIPHPLEDVQHVEEQSINIQDQTVIKKGPVSLSKNTSNAISAIPMSKDGLFGGVVNPNEVFCSVPGRLSLLSSTSKYKVTVAEVQRRLSPPECLNASLLGGVLRRAKSKNGGRSLREKLDKIGLNLPAGRRKAANVTLLTSLVEGEAVHLARDFGYVCETEFPAKAVAEYVNRQHSDPNEQVQRKNMLLATKQICKEFTDLLSQDRTPLGNSRPQPILEPGIQSCLSHFSLISHGFGTPAMCAAITALQNYLTEAVKAMDKMYLNNNSHSESGTKSGDKEEKHRK; from the exons ATGTTAGTACACAGTTTCTCCGCGATG GATCGTCACGACGGCAGCAACGGGACAGCCAGGTTATCTCAGCTGGGGAGCGTGGCTCAGTCGCCGTACAGCAGCGCGCCGCCGCTCTCGCACACCCCCAACTCCGACTTCCAGCCCCCGTACTTCCCACCGCCCTACCAGCCCATCTACCCGCAGTCTCAGGACCCGTACTCGCACGTGAACGACCCGTACTCCCTGAACTCCCTGCACGCCCAGCCGCAGCCGCAGCACCCCGGATGGCCCGGGCAGAGACAGAGCCAGGAGAGCACTTTGCTCCATCAGCACCGCAGTTTGCCCCCCCAGCTGTGCAGAGACTACCGGAGAGAAGTCCTCCTCCCGTCGGCTCATGGCATCGATTCCGGACTCGCAGACTCTCTCTCTATCCATGGAATACCTCACCCTTTAGAAGATGTGCAG CATGTTGAAGAGCAGAGCATAAATATTCAAGACCAAACCGTCATTAAGAAAG GTCCCGTTTCGCTCTCCAAAAACACCAGCAATGCCATCTCTGCCATCCCCATGAGCAAGGACGGCCTCTTCGGCGGAGTAGTAAACCCCAACGAGGTGTTCTGCTCCGTTCCGGGTCGCCTCTCGCTTCTCAGCTCCACGTCAAAGTACAAGGTGACGGTGGCCGAGGTGCAGAGACGCCTCTCGCCCCCCGAGTGCCTCAACGCATCTCTCCTGGGAGGGGTGTTGAGGAG AGCTAAGTCCAAAAATGGGGGAAGGTCCCTAAGAGAAAAGCTAGACAAAATTGGATTAAACCTTCCTGCAGGTAGACGCAAGGCTGCAAACGTCACGCTGCTGACTTCGCTAGTAGAGG GGGAAGCAGTACATCTTGCCAGAGATTTTGGTTATGTGTGCGAGACGGAGTTCCCAGCCAAAGCCGTAGCTGAATATGTAAACCGTCAGCATTCAGACCCAAATGAACAAgtccaaagaaaaaacatgctaCTAGCGACAAA GCAAATCTGCAAGGAGTTCACAGACCTGCTGTCCCAGGACCGCACTCCGCTGGGGAATTCGCGACCTCAGCCCATTCTGGAGCCGGGAATCCAGAGCTGTTTGAGCCACTTCAGCCTCATCTCTCACGGGTTCGGGACCCCGGCCATGTGCGCGGCCATCACGGCCCTGCAGAACTACCTGACGGAGGCTGTGAAAGCCATGGACAAGATGTACCTCAACAACAACAGCCACTCTGAGAGCGGCACCAAAAGTGGAGATAAAGAGGAGAAGCACAGGAAGTGA
- the trnau1apb gene encoding tRNA selenocysteine 1-associated protein 1-like: protein MFNRMTSLWMGDLDPYMDENFIKQAFSTMGENALGVKIISHRVTGGSAGYCFVEMADEASVDRCVLRLNGKLVPGSNPPRKFKLNYATYGKRPEASPEYSVFVGDLTSEVDDFQLHQFFMKKYPSCKGGKVVTDAYGNSRGYGFVKFTDENEQKKALEEFQNATGLGGKPIRISIAVNKSNKMNNYHQNQNYNYSYNYSNYNNYNNFQQPYYQQPYQSYYPQWGYDQYNSSYNYGYGSYGTPPPCPGMMGPPPQMSMPPMPPMTTEMNSSTEEMQGSTEDAGEEAVEDPNPLLDVDTLNKQYMERSEELYDSLMDCHWQPLDSVTSDIPLANC, encoded by the exons ATGTTCAACAGAATGACAAGCTTGTGGATGGGTGAT ctGGACCCATACATGGATGAGAACTTCATCAAGCAAGCTTTTAGTACAATGGGGGAGAATGCTTTGGgtgttaaaataatttctcacaGAGTAACTGG TGGCTCTGCTGGATACTGTTTTGTGGAAATGGCAGATGAGGCCAGTGTGGACCGATGTGTTCTTAGGCTCAACGGGAAGTTAGTCCCAGGATCAAATCCA CCTAGAAAGTTTAAGTTAAACTATGCTACATATGGGAAGAGACCAGAGGCAAG CCCAGAGTATTCAGTTTTCGTTGGTGATCTGACTTCCGAAGTGGATGACTTCCAGCTCCATCAGTTCTTCATGAAGAAGTACCCTTCGTGCAAAGGGGGCAAAGTGGTCACAGATGCCTACGGAAACTCAAG AGGTTATGGCTTTGTCAAGTTCActgatgaaaatgaacagaagaaaGCACTGGAGGAATTTCAGAATGCCACAGGGCTTGGGGGGAAACCCATCCGGATTAGCATCGCTGTTAACAAGAG CAACAAGATGAATAATTACCATCAAAACCAGAACTACAATTACAGCTACAACTACAGTAACTACAATAACTACAACAACTTCCAGCAGCCATACTACCAGCAGCCCTACCAGAGCTACTATCCCCAGTGGGGCTATGACCAGTACAACAGCAGTTACAACTATGGTTATGGGTCATATGGCACCCCCCCTCCTTGCCCAGGGATGATGGGTCCTCCACCCCAGATGAGCATGCCTCCCATGCCTCCTATGACAACTGAAATGAACTCTTCCACTGAG GAAATGCAAGGTTCTACTGAAGATGCTGGTGAAGAGGCAGTTGAAG ACCCGAACCCACTGCTGGACGTGGACACGCTGAACAAGCAGTACATGGAGCGAAGCGAAGAGCTCTATGACTCACTGATGGACTGTCATTGGCAGCCGCTGGACAGCGTCACCTCCGACATCCCTTTAGCCAACTGCTGA
- the pak1ip1 gene encoding p21-activated protein kinase-interacting protein 1-like → MRSNPTCLCVNMEPVVEVVAGSYEQIAFGYRVYKEQQEWTLKADFTNHAHTASLSAVAANDRFIATGSKDETIQLYDMKSRSEHGVLHHHNGTISHLEFYGTSHLLSGGEDGLLCVWSTKKWECLKSIQAHKGHVSSLSVHPSGKIALSVGTDKTLRTWNLIDGRSAFIKNIKQNAHIVMWSPAGDKYVVVIHDKMDIYSLDTATVTGTIFNPKRVSSVKFLSNAVLAVAGDDEFVRLFDANSQKCIGEFKAHENRVKALESFTVEDFCVLASASNDGFIKLWKLNLDQISMEPVLLAEVNTTARLNCLAVWQPSSQQKATGEQEAQAATSQVSTQPAPQPTKRKTVKIFAEEVVIEESSGPKRVKMGGKKKQENK, encoded by the exons ATGCGATCGAATCccacgtgtttgtgtgttaacATGGAGCCAGTTGTAGAAGTGGTGGCTggaagttatgaacagattgcGTTTGGTTATCGCGTGTATAAAGAGCAGCAG GAATGGACTTTAAAAGCAGACTTCACCAATCACGCCCACACAGCATCTCTGTCCGCTGTGGCGGCTAACGACCGATTCATAGCAACTGGCAGCAAAGACGAGACCATCCAGCTGTACGACATGAAGAGCAGGAGTGAACACGGggtgctgcaccaccacaatg GTACCATCTCGCATCTGGAGTTCTACGGCACTTCACACCTTCTGAGTGGGGGAGAAGATGGGCTTCTCTGTGTTTGGAGCACCAAGAAGTGGGAGTGTCTGAAGTCCATTCAAGCTCACAA GGGTCACGTGTCTTCGCTTTCTGTCCATCCGTCGGGAAAAATTGCTCTGTCTGTGGGGACCGATAAGACTCTCag GACATGGAATTTAATCGATGGGAGATCAGCTTTCATAAAAAATATCAAACAAA aTGCCCATATTGTTATGTGGTCCCCTGCTGGAGACAAGTACGTTGTGGTCATACATGACAAAATGGACATTTACAGTCTTGACACGGCCACAGTGACAGGAACGATCTTCAACCCAAAGAGAGTCTCATCCGTTAAGTTCTTAAGT AATGCAGTCCTAGCAGTTGCAGGAGACGACGAATTTGTGAGACTCTTTGATGCCAACTCCCAGAAATGCATCGGCGAGTTCAAGGCTCACGAAAACAG AGTGAAAGCGCTTGAAAGTTTCACAGTGGAGGATTTTTGTGTCCTTGCATCAGCATCAAACGACGGGTTCATCAAACTCTGGAAGCTCAATCTCGATCAG ATCAGCATGGAGCCTGTTCTCCTGGCGGAGGTGAACACCACGGCCAGGTTAAACTGCCTGGCTGTCTGGCAGCCAAGCTCACAACAGAAGGCCACAGGGGAGCAGGAGGCACAGGCTGCCACGTCCCAAG TCTCAACCCAGCCTGCACCACAACCTACAAAGAGAAAGACTGTGAAGATTTTTGCAGAAGAAGTGGTCATTGAAGAGTCCAGTGGACCAAAGAGAGTAAAAATGGGTggcaaaaagaaacaagaaaacaaataa
- the LOC108930090 gene encoding transmembrane protein 14C-like, with the protein MSVDWLAYGYSALVACGGILGYIKAGSIASLVAGLLFGGLAGFGSYQMSHNPKNVWVFLGASGTLAGVMGFRFLNSWKFMPAGLAAGASILMLVKVGLAMFRKPHGP; encoded by the exons ATGTCCGTGGACTGGCTCGCTTACGGATACTCGGCACTGGTTGCCTGTGGGGGCATTCTGGGATACATTAAAGCAG GTAGCATCGCCTCCTTGGTTGCAGGCCTCCTCTTTGGGGGTTTGGCTGGCTTTGGCAGCTACCAGATGTCCCACAATCCTAAGAATGTGTGGGTTTTTCTTG GAGCCTCAGGAACACTAGCTGGAGTCATGGGATTTCGATTTCTCAACTCTTGGAAGTTCATGCCAGCTGGCCTTGCAGCAGGAGCAAG TATACTGATGCTGGTGAAGGTTGGCCTAGCAATGTTCCGGAAGCCTCATGGACCGTAA